A region from the Streptomyces lydicus genome encodes:
- a CDS encoding non-ribosomal peptide synthetase produces MLPLSSSQEIVWLHEQVQPGSRAYNFTAALDLWGTLDTEALRRGLAATLDRHPGLRLELVAVGGAMPGQRVAEACAPRLHTVDLSGEADPEAAFQELLRTEAETPLDTFEAPLLRWTLVRLAKDRHRLVHVEHHLIHDGHSFAILLRDVFSVYRGHVLGEPVELPSAPSYADHVRAGARDEESGERRDSLEFWAGELRDMSYDMPLPGLTRPGSRRRHHGGQLRQSIGADLAEALRAHARERGLTPFATLLGLFAELLRRHSGRSQMVVGTAVGNRPRGFEGAVGMFVNTIPLALRLDPAAPAEESMDEVTDTLIRALPHQEVPIQELTRTLGLHTSGADNPLFSVMFSAHDAELPEIDVPGLEITLFEGFNTGTTRFDLDVVLLPDDRRGVSLRHGAAGMTLVWDYDADMFGEDVAKLLAERFLDLLRAYLDAPGAALADLAPPAPPQALPAAAPPAPAHDPLDPATAHDPSLPALLVGARRLTYGDLEERVNSLAQRLRAAGVRAGQPVAAVLPRGADSVVTLLACLRTRAVYCPLSPLDPAARLELLLGRLAPALVLTSAEAPVTLPDGLPTATVDAPVLPEARAAEAVPGAAYIIHTSGSTGIPKPVAVGRAALENHLTGTADRFGLGPGDRVLLFAQPTFDVALEEVLPSLYAGACLVAPEREVLTGTELAALLVSARVTVANLPTSYFLATRAEMRPVLRDGHWAPRLLVLGGERLPADVMRAYLADTDSTVLNVYGVTEAAVSSTVHELTLDGLTDGAEIPLGTELPGERIHVLDAHHRPLPDGAVGELAIAGAGLAEGYVGNPETTAARFIGVEALGGERVYLTGDLGYRGRDGLLYFLGRRDHQVKLRGYRIELEEVEAAASAALGGRSCAVVLDRAAPGGPRLVGFLEVTDDGAAWDEQALHAELSRRLPSALVPGLWARLDAMPRLAGGKPDRTALTRRAAELAPAAPVEESAGAAEQQPSEQALPSDPMTELLAEGWREALGHGRFDASSDFFRAGGHSLLAAQLAAWLEPRLGQRPPLRLLFQNPVLADQATALAAVGTPAVPALSVPAPAASTTVTESR; encoded by the coding sequence ATGCTTCCGCTCTCCTCCTCGCAGGAGATCGTCTGGCTGCACGAACAGGTGCAACCGGGCAGCCGCGCCTACAACTTCACCGCCGCACTCGACCTGTGGGGCACCCTCGACACCGAGGCGCTGCGCCGCGGCCTCGCCGCCACGCTCGACCGGCACCCCGGGCTGCGGCTGGAACTCGTCGCCGTCGGCGGGGCGATGCCGGGGCAGCGGGTCGCCGAGGCCTGTGCGCCGCGGCTGCACACGGTGGACCTGAGCGGGGAGGCTGATCCGGAGGCCGCGTTCCAGGAGCTGCTGCGCACCGAGGCGGAAACCCCGCTCGACACCTTCGAGGCGCCGCTGCTGCGCTGGACGCTGGTCCGGCTCGCAAAGGACCGTCACCGGCTCGTCCATGTCGAGCACCATCTGATCCACGACGGCCACTCGTTCGCGATCCTGCTGCGCGACGTGTTCAGCGTCTACCGGGGCCACGTCCTGGGCGAGCCGGTGGAGCTGCCGTCCGCGCCCTCGTACGCCGACCACGTCCGGGCGGGTGCCCGGGACGAGGAGAGCGGGGAGCGGCGCGACAGCCTGGAGTTCTGGGCCGGTGAACTGCGCGACATGTCCTACGACATGCCGCTGCCCGGTCTGACCCGGCCCGGCTCCCGGCGCCGGCACCACGGCGGCCAGCTGCGGCAGTCGATCGGCGCCGATCTGGCGGAGGCGCTGCGCGCCCATGCCCGGGAGCGCGGGCTGACGCCGTTCGCCACCCTCCTGGGACTCTTCGCCGAACTGCTGCGCCGGCACAGCGGCCGCTCGCAGATGGTGGTCGGGACCGCGGTCGGCAACCGCCCGCGCGGTTTCGAGGGCGCGGTGGGCATGTTCGTCAACACCATCCCGCTCGCGCTCCGGCTGGACCCGGCCGCCCCGGCCGAGGAGTCCATGGACGAGGTGACCGACACCCTCATCCGTGCGCTGCCGCACCAGGAGGTGCCGATCCAGGAGCTGACCCGCACGCTCGGTCTGCACACCTCGGGCGCCGACAACCCGCTGTTCAGCGTCATGTTCAGCGCCCACGACGCCGAGCTGCCCGAGATCGACGTCCCCGGCCTGGAGATCACCCTGTTCGAGGGCTTCAACACCGGCACCACCCGTTTCGACCTGGACGTGGTGCTGCTGCCGGACGACCGGCGCGGGGTCAGCCTCCGGCACGGCGCGGCCGGGATGACCCTGGTCTGGGACTACGACGCCGATATGTTCGGCGAGGACGTGGCGAAGCTGCTCGCGGAGCGGTTCCTGGACCTGCTGCGGGCGTATCTCGACGCTCCGGGCGCCGCCCTGGCGGACCTGGCCCCGCCGGCCCCGCCGCAGGCCCTCCCGGCCGCCGCGCCGCCGGCCCCGGCACACGATCCGCTCGACCCGGCCACCGCGCACGACCCGTCCCTGCCCGCGCTGCTCGTCGGCGCCCGCCGGCTCACCTACGGCGACCTCGAGGAGCGGGTCAACTCGCTGGCGCAGCGGCTGCGGGCGGCGGGGGTGCGTGCCGGGCAGCCGGTGGCCGCCGTGCTGCCCCGCGGCGCCGATTCGGTCGTCACGCTGCTGGCCTGTCTGCGGACCCGTGCGGTGTACTGCCCGCTCTCGCCGTTGGACCCGGCGGCCCGCCTGGAGCTGCTGCTGGGCCGGCTGGCTCCGGCGCTGGTGCTGACCTCCGCGGAAGCCCCTGTCACCCTTCCCGACGGGCTGCCGACGGCCACCGTCGACGCCCCGGTCCTGCCCGAGGCGCGGGCGGCCGAGGCCGTCCCCGGTGCCGCCTACATCATCCACACCTCCGGCTCGACGGGCATCCCCAAGCCCGTCGCCGTCGGCCGTGCGGCACTGGAGAACCATCTGACCGGCACCGCCGACCGGTTCGGCCTGGGCCCGGGTGACCGGGTGCTGCTGTTCGCCCAGCCGACGTTCGACGTGGCCCTCGAAGAGGTGCTGCCGTCGCTGTACGCCGGGGCCTGCCTGGTCGCCCCCGAACGCGAGGTGCTGACCGGCACCGAGCTGGCCGCGCTGCTGGTCTCCGCCCGGGTCACCGTGGCCAACCTGCCGACCAGTTACTTCCTCGCCACCCGCGCGGAGATGCGCCCCGTGCTGCGCGACGGGCACTGGGCACCGCGGCTGCTGGTGCTCGGTGGGGAACGCCTCCCGGCGGACGTGATGCGTGCCTATCTGGCCGACACCGACAGCACCGTGCTCAACGTCTACGGCGTCACGGAGGCCGCCGTCAGCTCCACCGTCCACGAGCTCACCCTGGACGGCCTCACCGACGGTGCGGAGATCCCGCTCGGCACCGAGCTGCCCGGCGAACGGATCCATGTCCTGGACGCCCATCACCGGCCGCTGCCGGACGGCGCGGTCGGCGAACTGGCCATCGCCGGGGCCGGATTGGCCGAGGGCTACGTCGGCAACCCGGAGACCACCGCCGCCCGGTTCATCGGCGTCGAGGCCCTGGGCGGCGAGCGCGTCTACCTCACCGGTGACCTCGGCTACCGCGGCCGCGACGGGCTGCTGTACTTCCTGGGACGCCGCGACCACCAGGTCAAACTGCGCGGCTACCGCATCGAACTGGAGGAGGTCGAGGCCGCCGCCTCGGCCGCACTCGGCGGCCGGTCCTGCGCCGTCGTCCTGGACCGTGCGGCCCCGGGCGGGCCCCGGCTGGTCGGTTTCCTGGAGGTCACGGACGACGGCGCGGCGTGGGACGAGCAGGCGTTGCACGCCGAGCTGAGCCGCCGGCTGCCGAGCGCCCTGGTACCGGGGCTCTGGGCGCGGCTCGACGCGATGCCGCGGCTGGCCGGCGGCAAGCCGGACCGCACCGCGCTGACCCGCCGGGCCGCCGAATTGGCGCCGGCCGCGCCCGTCGAGGAGAGCGCCGGCGCAGCGGAGCAGCAGCCGTCGGAGCAGGCGCTGCCGTCCGACCCGATGACGGAACTGCTCGCCGAGGGCTGGCGGGAGGCCTTGGGCCACGGCCGCTTCGACGCCTCCTCGGACTTCTTCCGGGCCGGCGGCCACTCGCTGCTCGCCGCGCAGCTGGCGGCCTGGCTCGAACCGCGGCTGGGGCAGCGCCCGCCGCTGCGGCTGCTGTTCCAGAATCCGGTGCTGGCCGACCAGGCCACCGCGCTCGCGGCCGTCGGCACCCCCGCCGTGCCCGCCCTCTCCGTGCCCGCTCCCGCCGCATCGACCACCGTGACGGAGTCCCGATGA
- a CDS encoding non-ribosomal peptide synthetase: protein MLSITSQYLARYRRLDTGDGTPVLLPVTGAQRRFALVRAMDPAGRPDLVPMFFAFPRGTVDPVRLAAAANRLAALHPVLRSRLTVLRGTPALRPEEPQVPVTRLACASGEDAATVLRRALAGWAPQGAPLRLFLVQDGPQGAEDVLAVVLDHTACDGQSLARIVGELGAAYDEDADAERPSASEVAAELAAYRDAVLLQLDAEERAGSPAAMAYWGERLRAVREQAPVPGPRPLTAGTAPSGAAALRMPAPQAGVPFPELLNACRAAATVLFGAGHVVPLGYPWGGRPPAAAPVLGCFLNTVVFPTATGEAPTASATAEAWWDDLDHAATPFDAVVHAARAAGSGWTGRLDGMLTVDDARRHPPLRLGGVTGREVQIDGRAVRGPFAVSVTQGPELQLRMVWDRTILPDDTAESAFSALAGALRAPAPTAG from the coding sequence GTGCTCAGCATCACGAGCCAGTACCTGGCCCGCTACCGGCGACTCGACACCGGCGACGGGACCCCGGTCCTGCTGCCTGTCACGGGCGCCCAGCGTCGCTTCGCACTGGTGCGTGCCATGGACCCCGCCGGGCGGCCGGATCTCGTGCCGATGTTCTTCGCCTTTCCGCGCGGCACGGTCGATCCCGTACGCCTCGCGGCGGCAGCGAACCGGCTCGCCGCCCTGCACCCCGTGCTGCGCTCCCGCCTCACCGTGCTGCGCGGCACCCCCGCGCTCCGCCCGGAAGAGCCACAGGTACCCGTGACCCGTTTGGCCTGTGCGTCCGGCGAGGACGCGGCCACCGTGCTGCGCCGCGCCCTGGCCGGCTGGGCCCCGCAGGGTGCGCCGCTGCGGCTGTTCCTGGTGCAGGACGGGCCGCAGGGCGCGGAGGACGTGCTCGCCGTGGTCCTGGACCACACCGCGTGCGACGGCCAGTCGCTGGCCAGGATCGTCGGAGAACTCGGCGCGGCCTACGACGAGGACGCCGACGCCGAGCGGCCCTCCGCCTCCGAGGTCGCGGCCGAGCTGGCCGCCTACCGGGACGCCGTGCTGCTCCAGCTCGACGCGGAGGAGCGCGCGGGCTCACCGGCGGCGATGGCGTACTGGGGCGAACGGCTGCGCGCGGTGCGCGAACAGGCCCCGGTGCCGGGGCCCCGGCCCCTGACCGCCGGGACCGCGCCGAGCGGTGCGGCCGCGCTGCGGATGCCCGCACCGCAGGCCGGGGTGCCCTTCCCCGAACTGCTCAACGCCTGCCGGGCGGCCGCGACGGTGCTGTTCGGAGCGGGCCATGTGGTGCCGCTCGGCTACCCGTGGGGCGGCCGGCCGCCCGCCGCCGCTCCGGTGCTCGGCTGCTTCCTCAACACCGTGGTCTTCCCGACCGCCACCGGGGAGGCCCCCACGGCGTCCGCCACGGCCGAAGCCTGGTGGGACGACCTGGACCATGCCGCCACCCCGTTCGACGCCGTGGTGCACGCCGCCCGCGCGGCCGGCTCCGGCTGGACCGGCAGGCTCGACGGCATGCTGACCGTCGACGACGCGCGGCGGCACCCCCCGCTGCGGCTGGGCGGGGTGACGGGCCGTGAGGTCCAGATCGACGGGCGGGCCGTGCGCGGCCCCTTCGCGGTCTCCGTCACCCAGGGGCCCGAGCTGCAGCTGCGCATGGTGTGGGACCGCACGATCCTCCCCGACGACACCGCCGAGAGCGCCTTCAGCGCGCTCGCCGGCGCACTGCGCGCCCCGGCACCGACGGCCGGCTGA
- a CDS encoding MFS transporter → MPDIPRPATGSPLRLRDFRLLLAGAAAGQLGAQVTLVALPLVAVLELDAPAFQVGLLTAAETAAFLLVGLPAGAWVDRMRKLPLMIRADVVRALTMASIPLAAVAGVLTMAQLYVVALVTGVATVFFDIAHQSFLPQLLPKDQLVPGNGALETIRSSAQVAGPGIGGGLVQLLGAALAIVTDAAGYALSALFLWRIKRPESLPERRPDASLRRDIGEGLRFVCGHRLLRVIAVTTGLGNLFAAVLMATQSVFLVRVLGLAPGLVGLVLAASAVGGLAGALCAGRLAARFGQARLIWLSPLVTGPFAVLWPLSGRGAGAALFALGSGVVFFGSVVYNVAQVSFRQTVCPPRLLGRMNATLRFLMWGTLPLGALAGGALADAFGARVALVWCAAGFLAVPLPLLLSPLRRMRDLPATEPAEDPETDPSDSAGAAEPAALG, encoded by the coding sequence ATGCCCGACATACCCCGACCCGCGACCGGCAGCCCGCTGCGCCTGCGCGACTTCCGTCTTCTGCTCGCCGGTGCCGCGGCCGGACAACTCGGCGCCCAGGTCACCCTGGTCGCCCTGCCGCTCGTCGCGGTGCTCGAACTCGACGCCCCCGCGTTCCAGGTGGGGTTGCTGACCGCCGCGGAGACCGCCGCGTTCCTGCTGGTCGGGCTGCCGGCCGGGGCCTGGGTCGACCGGATGCGCAAGCTGCCGCTGATGATCCGCGCCGATGTGGTGCGGGCCCTGACGATGGCGAGCATCCCGCTGGCCGCCGTCGCCGGTGTGCTGACGATGGCGCAGCTGTACGTCGTCGCCCTGGTCACCGGGGTGGCGACGGTCTTCTTCGACATCGCCCACCAGAGCTTCCTGCCCCAGCTGCTGCCCAAGGACCAGCTGGTCCCGGGCAACGGAGCGCTGGAGACGATCCGTTCCTCGGCGCAGGTCGCGGGTCCCGGCATCGGTGGCGGTCTGGTCCAGTTGCTGGGGGCCGCCCTGGCCATCGTCACCGACGCGGCCGGCTATGCGCTCTCCGCACTGTTCCTGTGGCGCATCAAGCGGCCCGAAAGCCTCCCCGAACGCCGTCCGGACGCCTCGCTGCGCCGGGACATCGGTGAGGGGCTGCGCTTTGTGTGCGGGCACCGCCTGTTGCGCGTGATCGCCGTGACGACCGGGCTGGGCAACCTCTTCGCCGCGGTGCTGATGGCCACGCAGTCCGTCTTCCTGGTCCGGGTGCTGGGCCTGGCGCCCGGACTGGTCGGCCTTGTGCTGGCCGCCTCGGCCGTGGGCGGACTGGCCGGCGCACTGTGCGCGGGCCGGCTCGCCGCCCGGTTCGGCCAAGCCCGCCTCATCTGGCTGTCCCCGCTGGTCACCGGCCCGTTCGCGGTGCTGTGGCCGCTTTCCGGGCGCGGGGCAGGGGCAGCGCTGTTCGCCCTCGGCTCCGGTGTGGTCTTCTTCGGCAGCGTGGTCTACAACGTCGCACAGGTGAGCTTCCGTCAGACCGTGTGCCCGCCCCGGCTGCTCGGCCGGATGAACGCCACGCTGCGGTTCCTGATGTGGGGCACCCTGCCGCTCGGTGCCCTGGCCGGCGGTGCGCTGGCCGATGCCTTCGGGGCCCGGGTGGCGCTGGTGTGGTGTGCGGCCGGATTCCTGGCCGTGCCGCTGCCGCTGCTGCTCTCCCCGCTGCGGCGGATGCGTGACCTGCCCGCCACGGAGCCTGCCGAGGACCCGGAGACCGACCCGTCGGACTCCGCCGGCGCGGCCGAACCCGCTGCCCTCGGCTGA